From one Eucalyptus grandis isolate ANBG69807.140 chromosome 9, ASM1654582v1, whole genome shotgun sequence genomic stretch:
- the LOC104419255 gene encoding uncharacterized protein LOC104419255 yields the protein MASSEPESREQLAVCPSFNSYSADRLADVARGVALEDGGDGPSSSGCDRSGGSDEAGDDDFEFVSLVRERDDVLINGGQIGPVFPVFNRDLLYVRGGGDRASDGEAKADRDGDRGRAVASLRIPLKDLFVEDRDPPSSSSSSEVDELEGVPEGSYCVWSPKSPAGSPLSPSRCKKSSSTGSSSKRWRFRDLLRRSNSDGKESFVFLTPASRSSSLSSSSDASAKEKARPSPSPSPSPSPSQAGAVAERRSKAKASAASASPHEAFYVRNRALKEGDKRRSYLPYRQDLVGFFANVNGLGRSFPPF from the coding sequence ATGGCGTCGAGCGAACCGGAGAGCCGCGAGCAGCTCGCGGTGTGCCCCAGCTTCAACAGCTACTCCGCCGATCGGCTCGCCGACGTCGCTCGCGGGGTCGCCCTCgaggacggcggcgacggcccCAGTTCCTCGGGTTGTGATCGGAGCGGGGGGTCGGACGAGGCCGGGGACGACGATTTCGAGTTCGTCTCGCTCGTCAGGGAGCGCGACGACGTCCTGATCAACGGCGGCCAGATCGGCCCGGTCTTCCCGGTGTTCAATCGAGATCTTCTGTACGtgcgcggcggcggcgatcgggCTTCGGATGGCGAAGCCAAGGCGGATCGGGACGGGGATCGCGGTCGCGCGGTGGCTTCGCTGAGGATTCCGCTGAAGGACTTGTTCGTCGAGGATCGCGATcctccgtcgtcgtcgtcgtcatcggaGGTCGACGAGCTGGAAGGGGTACCGGAGGGGAGCTACTGCGTGTGGTCCCCGAAGTCGCCGGCGGGGTCGCCGCTGTCGCCGAGCCGGTGCAAGAAGAGCAGCTCGACGGGGTCGAGCTCGAAGCGGTGGAGGTTCCGCGACCTGCTCCGCCGCAGCAACAGCGACGGGAAGGAGTCGTTCGTGTTCTTGACGCCGGCCTCGAGGTCGAGCTCGCTGTCGAGTAGCAGCGACGCCTcagcgaaggagaaggcgaggccgagcccgagcccgagcccgagcccgagcccgagccaAGCCGGTGCGGTCGCGGAGAGAAGGAGCAAGGCGAAGgcgtcggcggcgtcggcgtcgccGCACGAGGCGTTCTACGTGAGGAACAGAGCGCTGAAGGAAGGCGACAAGCGGAGGTCCTACTTGCCGTACCGGCAAGACCTGGTCGGCTTCTTCGCCAACGTGAACGGATTGGGAAGGTCGTTCCCTCCGTTCTGA